The proteins below are encoded in one region of Amycolatopsis acidiphila:
- a CDS encoding MBL fold metallo-hydrolase: MRIGALALEPVYDGYGQEPAHEVLSRPGVPDAWACHGHLLDDAGNLELTLGGFLLRTAGRVVLIDAGVGTINNDKYHGGQFLESLHALGVAPGDVTDVVFTHLHFDHVGWATKKGQVVFPNATYRVHRADWAHFVEGPGAEPGAVRKLSPLTDRLETFEADTTLAPGLDTRHVPGHTPGSTVFVVSSEGERALLLGDVAHSTVELTDPTWEAVFDVDPAAAKKVRAELADAATDRSDVLAAAHFPSGRLVTVEGERRFRFI, encoded by the coding sequence ATGAGGATCGGCGCGCTGGCCCTCGAACCGGTCTACGACGGCTACGGCCAGGAACCCGCTCACGAGGTCCTGAGCCGCCCGGGCGTGCCCGACGCCTGGGCTTGCCACGGGCACCTGCTCGACGACGCGGGGAACCTCGAGCTGACCCTCGGCGGGTTCCTGCTGCGCACGGCCGGACGGGTGGTGCTGATCGACGCCGGCGTCGGCACGATCAACAACGACAAGTACCACGGCGGCCAGTTCCTGGAGAGCCTGCACGCACTGGGCGTCGCTCCCGGAGACGTCACCGACGTGGTGTTCACCCACCTGCACTTCGACCACGTCGGCTGGGCCACGAAGAAGGGCCAGGTCGTGTTCCCGAACGCGACCTACCGGGTGCACCGGGCGGACTGGGCCCACTTCGTGGAAGGCCCCGGCGCCGAACCCGGCGCCGTGCGCAAGCTTTCGCCACTGACCGACCGGCTGGAGACCTTCGAGGCCGACACGACGCTGGCGCCCGGTCTGGACACCCGGCACGTGCCCGGGCACACCCCGGGTTCCACGGTCTTCGTCGTGTCCAGCGAAGGCGAGCGTGCGTTGCTGCTCGGCGACGTCGCGCACTCCACCGTGGAACTCACCGACCCCACCTGGGAAGCGGTGTTCGACGTCGATCCGGCCGCGGCGAAGAAGGTGCGGGCGGAGCTGGCCGACGCGGCCACCGACCGGTCCGACGTGCTTGCCGCCGCCCATTTCCCGTCCGGGCGGCTGGTCACGGTCGAGGGCGAGCGCCGGTTCCGGTTCATCTAG
- a CDS encoding SDR family NAD(P)-dependent oxidoreductase — translation MDLQLSGKNVLVTGAGQGLGRAIGLAFAGEGANVAFHYNSSADGAEAAAKEAAALGVKAVAVGANLQDGDSVTRAVEEVKAQLGPVDILVNNAAATQSKPFLETTEEDWAPQIGVTVAGTLRVTQAVARQMADNGGGAIVSLMGDSGRVGESRLLVTATTRSTTVGLTKSLAKELARYQIRANAVSIALVQTASLDSHTGNADDAKMKKILSAYPLRRLGRPEDITPTVLLLASPLSSWTTGQVVSVNGGYTMP, via the coding sequence ATGGATCTTCAACTCAGCGGCAAGAACGTGCTCGTCACCGGCGCCGGACAGGGCCTCGGGCGCGCGATCGGGCTGGCCTTCGCGGGGGAGGGCGCCAACGTCGCCTTCCACTACAACTCATCGGCCGACGGCGCCGAGGCCGCGGCCAAGGAAGCCGCCGCACTCGGGGTGAAGGCCGTCGCGGTCGGTGCCAACCTGCAGGACGGCGACTCGGTGACGCGGGCCGTCGAAGAGGTCAAGGCGCAGCTGGGCCCGGTCGACATCCTGGTCAACAACGCCGCCGCGACCCAGAGCAAGCCGTTCCTGGAGACCACCGAGGAGGACTGGGCGCCCCAGATCGGCGTCACGGTGGCGGGCACGCTGCGGGTCACGCAGGCCGTCGCGAGGCAGATGGCCGACAACGGCGGCGGTGCGATCGTGAGCCTGATGGGCGACTCCGGCCGCGTGGGGGAGTCCCGGCTGCTGGTCACCGCGACCACCCGCTCGACCACGGTCGGGCTGACCAAGTCGCTGGCCAAGGAGCTGGCCCGCTACCAGATCCGGGCGAACGCCGTGTCGATCGCACTCGTGCAGACCGCGAGCCTGGACTCGCACACCGGCAACGCCGACGACGCGAAGATGAAGAAGATCCTCTCCGCCTACCCGCTGCGGCGGCTGGGCCGCCCCGAGGACATCACCCCGACCGTGCTGCTGCTGGCCTCGCCGCTCTCGTCCTGGACCACCGGGCAAGTGGTGTCGGTCAACGGCGGCTACACCATGCCGTGA
- a CDS encoding xanthine dehydrogenase family protein molybdopterin-binding subunit, with protein sequence MSTTVTPNDQPAIGRVVRRKEDTRLLTGRGHYVSDLQLPRMRHVAFLRSPYGHAKISRIDATAARSAPRVHGVFTGDLPDFAAVTLRALSALPSYVETEQPILARDKVRFSGEPVAAVIAEDRYLAEDALELIDVDYEPLPATVTAWLTPEEPVHAEAPDNVLLQRTFDTGEVPEALAGAHLVVERELVTNRHAGNPMECRAGVALWDGERLTFWSGTQVPHIARNMLAELLGLPEGNVRVIAPDVGGGFGTKAVLYPEDVALCVMARQMRGFPVKWVEDRAEHLLAATHARDHRYLVKAGFSADGELLALDADVTCNVGAYSVYPWTAGIEPLMAGGLLSGPYRLQHYRCTVRGVATNTAPSGPYRGVARPASVFAMESLLDDAAQRLGMSALDIRRRNLITPAEIPYRMPSRLVDDSGWYGECLEKAVATIGYDEFRAEQTRRREAGENPIGLGLACYNELTGLGRAAAAGPRMPFRTGHDACTVRVNPDGRVTVLSGVTSQGQGLETTVAQIVADAVGVPYEDVEVRIGDTNESLWGFGAFSSRQAVIGGGAAHRAGTRVREKILRLAAELYETDADDLSVTGGEIRVAGEQKPLGTLAELARVAYLESNRLPQGIEPGLEATRFYDPIRGAFAAGAQAAVIEVDRTTGELRILKWVCVEDAGTVINPQVVEGQIAGSIAQGLGGALYEHLIYDEAGNLSTGTLMDYLMPTSAEVPDLVIEHLSKPADNPLGVRGVGEGGTLGPNAVLAGALTDALGVRVTHLPLTPAVVWEALR encoded by the coding sequence GTGAGCACCACCGTGACGCCCAACGATCAGCCCGCCATCGGCCGGGTGGTCCGCCGCAAGGAGGACACGCGGCTGCTCACCGGCCGCGGCCACTACGTCTCGGACCTGCAGCTGCCGCGGATGCGGCATGTCGCGTTCCTGCGCAGTCCCTACGGGCACGCGAAGATCAGCCGCATCGACGCGACGGCGGCGCGCTCGGCACCCCGGGTGCACGGGGTGTTCACCGGTGACCTGCCGGACTTCGCCGCGGTCACCCTGCGTGCGCTGTCGGCCTTACCGTCCTATGTGGAAACCGAACAGCCGATCCTGGCCCGGGACAAGGTCCGTTTCTCCGGCGAACCCGTGGCGGCGGTGATCGCGGAGGACCGCTACCTGGCCGAGGACGCCCTGGAGCTGATCGACGTCGACTACGAGCCGCTGCCGGCGACGGTCACGGCCTGGCTGACGCCGGAGGAACCGGTCCACGCCGAGGCGCCGGACAACGTCCTGCTGCAGCGGACGTTCGACACCGGCGAGGTGCCCGAAGCACTGGCCGGTGCGCACCTCGTGGTCGAGCGCGAGCTGGTGACCAACCGGCACGCCGGCAACCCGATGGAATGCCGGGCGGGCGTCGCCCTGTGGGACGGCGAGAGGCTGACGTTCTGGTCCGGCACGCAGGTCCCGCACATCGCGCGCAACATGCTCGCGGAGCTGCTCGGCCTGCCCGAGGGCAACGTGCGCGTGATCGCGCCCGATGTCGGCGGCGGCTTCGGCACCAAGGCCGTGCTCTATCCCGAGGACGTCGCGTTGTGCGTGATGGCCCGGCAGATGCGCGGCTTCCCGGTGAAGTGGGTGGAAGACCGGGCCGAGCACCTGCTCGCGGCCACCCACGCCCGTGACCACCGCTACCTGGTGAAAGCCGGGTTCAGCGCCGACGGCGAGCTGCTGGCCCTCGACGCCGACGTGACCTGCAACGTGGGTGCCTACTCGGTCTATCCCTGGACCGCGGGCATCGAACCGCTGATGGCCGGCGGCCTGCTGTCCGGGCCGTACCGGCTGCAGCACTACCGGTGCACCGTCCGTGGGGTGGCCACGAACACCGCGCCGTCCGGGCCCTACCGTGGCGTGGCCCGCCCGGCGAGCGTGTTCGCCATGGAGTCGTTGCTGGACGACGCCGCGCAACGGCTGGGCATGTCCGCTTTGGACATCCGGCGGCGCAACCTCATCACCCCGGCCGAAATCCCGTACCGGATGCCCTCGCGCCTTGTCGACGACTCCGGCTGGTACGGCGAATGCCTCGAGAAGGCCGTGGCGACGATCGGGTACGACGAGTTCCGCGCCGAGCAGACACGGCGCCGGGAGGCCGGGGAGAACCCGATCGGTCTCGGGCTGGCCTGCTACAACGAGCTGACCGGACTCGGCCGCGCCGCGGCCGCCGGGCCTCGCATGCCGTTCCGCACCGGGCACGACGCCTGCACCGTCCGGGTCAACCCCGACGGCCGGGTCACCGTGCTCTCCGGCGTCACCTCGCAGGGACAGGGGCTGGAGACCACGGTCGCCCAGATCGTGGCCGACGCCGTCGGAGTGCCCTACGAGGACGTGGAAGTCCGCATCGGCGACACCAACGAGTCCTTGTGGGGCTTCGGTGCTTTTTCCTCGCGCCAGGCCGTGATCGGCGGTGGCGCGGCGCACCGGGCCGGCACCAGGGTGCGGGAGAAGATCCTCCGGCTCGCCGCAGAACTGTACGAGACCGACGCGGACGACCTCAGCGTGACCGGTGGGGAGATCCGGGTCGCGGGCGAGCAGAAGCCGCTGGGCACGCTCGCCGAACTGGCCCGGGTCGCCTACCTCGAGTCGAACCGGCTGCCCCAGGGGATCGAGCCCGGCCTCGAGGCCACCCGGTTCTACGACCCGATCCGTGGTGCCTTCGCGGCCGGGGCGCAGGCCGCGGTCATCGAGGTCGACCGCACCACGGGCGAGCTGCGGATCCTGAAGTGGGTGTGCGTCGAGGACGCCGGCACGGTCATCAACCCGCAGGTGGTCGAAGGCCAGATCGCCGGGTCGATCGCCCAGGGCCTCGGTGGGGCGCTGTACGAGCATCTGATCTACGACGAGGCCGGGAACCTGTCCACCGGCACGCTGATGGACTACCTGATGCCCACCAGCGCCGAAGTGCCCGACCTCGTCATAGAGCACCTGTCCAAGCCCGCGGACAACCCGCTGGGCGTCCGCGGGGTGGGGGAGGGCGGCACGCTCGGGCCCAACGCAGTCCTGGCCGGCGCACTCACCGACGCCCTCGGCGTGCGGGTCACCCACCTGCCGCTCACGCCCGCGGTCGTCTGGGAAGCACTGCGATGA
- a CDS encoding enoyl-CoA hydratase — MITTEIRDEVGLIVLDRHEKRNALDVEHLDALRAAVEKLAAAEVRALVVTGRGTSFCSGADLGGVYGDGFRVALYGALRTITALPVPVLAAVNGPAIGAGAQLAIACDLRVAAPSATFAVPTARNGLAVDPWTIRRLALLAGGGPARALLLGCENLDAEAARRCGLADRTGSLDDALAWATEIAGFAPLSLRYSKVALESLFEPEPWGPALDEAFDACWRSEDFAESKLARAEKRAPRFRGR, encoded by the coding sequence ATGATCACCACGGAAATCCGCGACGAGGTCGGGCTGATCGTGCTCGACCGGCACGAGAAGCGCAACGCGCTGGACGTCGAGCACCTCGACGCTCTGCGTGCGGCGGTGGAAAAGCTGGCGGCGGCCGAGGTCCGGGCACTGGTCGTGACCGGCCGGGGCACGAGTTTCTGTTCCGGCGCCGATCTCGGTGGCGTCTACGGCGACGGCTTCCGGGTAGCCCTCTACGGCGCGCTGCGCACCATCACCGCGCTTCCCGTTCCGGTGCTCGCCGCGGTGAACGGGCCGGCGATCGGTGCGGGTGCACAGCTCGCGATCGCCTGCGATCTGCGGGTCGCCGCGCCGTCGGCGACCTTCGCCGTGCCGACCGCGCGCAACGGCCTCGCGGTCGATCCCTGGACGATCCGCCGCCTGGCCCTGCTCGCCGGCGGCGGCCCCGCCCGCGCCCTGCTGCTCGGTTGCGAAAACCTCGACGCCGAAGCGGCCCGCCGGTGCGGCCTCGCCGACCGCACCGGTTCGCTCGACGATGCCCTGGCCTGGGCGACGGAGATCGCCGGGTTCGCTCCGCTCTCGCTGCGTTATTCGAAGGTCGCGCTGGAGTCCCTGTTCGAGCCCGAGCCCTGGGGCCCGGCGCTGGACGAGGCGTTCGACGCCTGCTGGCGCAGCGAGGACTTCGCCGAAAGCAAACTCGCTCGCGCCGAGAAACGTGCCCCCCGATTCCGCGGCCGCTGA
- a CDS encoding FAD binding domain-containing protein, whose product MKPAPFDYLRAHSVGEAVRALADADGDGKIIAGGQSLLPVLALRMARPRLLVDINRIPGLSTITPVDGGVRLGALVRHARLAGQTAHPLLAEAARWIGHTAIRSRGTSGGSIAHADPAAELPVVAAALEATIHIAGPGGTRATTATELFTGPLETTLAEDEMITAIDLPSPQRWGFAEFSRRHGDFGLVTVVAAEVAGRWRLALGGVGGVPLRPAEAEHLLNDGAPVEQVAAAAAAAVTPSGDIHASAEYRRAMTEEFTRRALTPDTERAAA is encoded by the coding sequence ATGAAGCCCGCACCGTTCGACTACCTCAGAGCCCACAGCGTCGGCGAGGCCGTGCGTGCGCTGGCCGACGCCGACGGCGATGGCAAGATCATCGCCGGCGGGCAGAGCCTGCTGCCGGTCCTCGCGCTCCGGATGGCCAGGCCCCGGTTGCTGGTGGACATCAACCGGATCCCCGGGCTGTCCACGATCACGCCCGTGGACGGCGGCGTCCGGCTCGGCGCGCTCGTGCGGCACGCCCGGCTCGCCGGGCAGACCGCGCATCCGCTGCTGGCCGAAGCCGCCCGCTGGATCGGGCACACCGCGATCCGGTCCCGGGGCACGAGCGGCGGCAGCATCGCCCACGCCGACCCCGCGGCCGAACTGCCCGTGGTGGCCGCCGCGCTCGAGGCGACGATCCACATCGCCGGCCCCGGCGGCACCCGCGCCACCACCGCGACCGAGTTGTTCACCGGCCCGCTGGAAACCACGCTCGCCGAGGACGAGATGATCACCGCGATCGACCTCCCTTCGCCACAGCGGTGGGGGTTCGCCGAATTCTCCCGGCGGCACGGCGATTTCGGGCTGGTGACCGTGGTCGCCGCCGAGGTCGCGGGCCGGTGGCGGCTGGCACTCGGCGGTGTCGGCGGCGTCCCGCTGCGGCCCGCCGAGGCCGAGCACCTGCTCAACGACGGCGCCCCGGTCGAGCAAGTGGCCGCCGCGGCCGCCGCCGCGGTCACCCCTTCCGGTGACATCCACGCCTCGGCCGAGTATCGCCGCGCCATGACCGAGGAGTTCACCCGCCGCGCCCTGACCCCGGACACCGAGCGAGCCGCCGCATGA
- a CDS encoding (2Fe-2S)-binding protein, producing MNVEFTVNGTRHEADVEPRRTLADALRDDLGLTGTHLGCEHGVCGACTVLVDGEPVRACLMLAVQADGSSITTVEGLAGDDGTLHPLQEAFSAHHGLQCGFCTPGMLMSALDLLHRETRPCRERIREELSGNICRCTGYVGIVDAVQAAAEEMDSA from the coding sequence ATGAACGTCGAATTCACCGTCAACGGAACCCGCCACGAAGCGGATGTCGAACCGCGCCGCACCCTCGCCGACGCGTTGCGCGACGACCTCGGGCTCACCGGCACCCATCTCGGCTGCGAGCACGGGGTCTGTGGTGCGTGCACCGTCCTCGTCGACGGCGAGCCCGTGCGCGCGTGCCTGATGCTCGCGGTACAGGCCGACGGCAGTTCCATCACCACCGTGGAAGGCCTGGCCGGGGACGACGGCACGCTGCACCCGCTGCAGGAGGCCTTCTCCGCGCACCACGGGCTCCAGTGCGGATTCTGCACGCCCGGCATGCTGATGTCCGCACTCGACCTGCTGCACCGCGAGACCCGGCCGTGCCGCGAACGCATCCGCGAGGAACTCTCCGGCAACATCTGCCGCTGCACCGGCTACGTGGGCATCGTCGACGCGGTGCAGGCCGCGGCCGAGGAGATGGACTCCGCGTGA
- a CDS encoding LLM class flavin-dependent oxidoreductase: MSTASALLCLGGEPLAEVERTWRALDEAGCDTCYVMDDFTLCAAIAARTRNTRICCLTRSHDSSRVVEAARTLQYVSGRRFVLGVGPLADDLGPFGPVTAAERLVEEVSGLVEPLPVIVFGSGAGPARLAAELAESWLTTAVPGQVQRRRVQLDELCRRLGRTRPPRCSVAVPAGHAPDAFAGAGADEVVSTLDRPLCSAEDAAAWLRSVGADDVRSA, translated from the coding sequence GTGAGCACGGCCAGTGCGCTGCTCTGCCTGGGCGGCGAACCCCTTGCCGAGGTCGAGAGGACCTGGCGCGCCCTCGACGAGGCCGGCTGCGACACGTGCTACGTCATGGACGACTTCACCCTCTGCGCCGCGATCGCCGCGCGGACCAGGAACACGCGGATCTGCTGCCTGACGCGGTCGCACGATTCGTCCCGGGTGGTGGAGGCGGCCCGCACGCTGCAGTACGTCAGCGGCCGGCGGTTCGTGCTCGGCGTGGGCCCGCTCGCCGACGACCTCGGCCCGTTCGGCCCGGTCACGGCCGCGGAACGCCTCGTCGAGGAGGTGAGCGGGCTGGTGGAGCCCCTGCCGGTCATCGTGTTCGGGTCCGGCGCCGGGCCGGCCCGGCTCGCCGCCGAACTGGCCGAGAGCTGGTTGACGACCGCGGTTCCCGGCCAGGTCCAGCGCAGGCGTGTGCAGCTGGACGAGTTGTGCCGGCGGCTCGGCCGGACACGGCCTCCGCGCTGCTCGGTCGCCGTGCCGGCCGGCCACGCGCCGGACGCGTTCGCCGGGGCGGGTGCCGACGAGGTGGTGAGCACTCTCGACCGGCCGCTGTGCTCCGCCGAGGACGCGGCGGCGTGGCTCCGCTCGGTGGGCGCCGACGACGTGCGTTCCGCGTGA
- a CDS encoding aldehyde dehydrogenase (NADP(+)) codes for MPAPASADTTCAEYEKVLATAQAAAPVLAAMPLTERAGLLRAVAGALRTHEDELVPRADTDSSLGVPRLAGEVERTAGQLEMFADAVEEGSWLEAIIDRADASAPRPDLRRMLIPLGPVAVFGASNFPFAFGLAGGDTASALAAGCPVVAKAHPAQPRLSGAYARVVIDALRAAGAPEGTFAVVHGMENGRKLVTDARIAAVAFTGSTAGGRALADLAAARPSPIPFYGELGSLNPVFVTREAARVRGKEIVGGFLASMSLGGGQFCTKPGVLFVPAGYGLEDLIAAEAATAPMRLLHKGIGTAFRAEAARLAAHPAVQPLSVPEQDAADEAVVRPVLVSTTATELARHPGQLLVECFGPFALVVAYTDDAEPAAAADLMDGNLTATVHGEPSGDAAAPALLRTLTGTAGRVIWNGWPTGVTVGWAQHHGGPYPATTSVHTSVGVTAMRRFLRPVAYQSVPDAFLPPALRDANDLRIPRRVDGALTAAPVTAPG; via the coding sequence ATGCCTGCCCCCGCGAGTGCGGACACCACCTGTGCGGAGTACGAGAAGGTGCTGGCGACGGCCCAGGCGGCCGCGCCGGTGCTCGCGGCGATGCCCTTGACCGAACGCGCCGGCTTGTTGCGCGCCGTCGCCGGTGCGCTGCGCACACATGAGGACGAGCTGGTGCCGCGGGCCGACACGGACAGCTCTCTCGGCGTGCCCCGGCTCGCCGGCGAGGTCGAACGTACCGCCGGGCAGCTCGAGATGTTCGCCGATGCCGTCGAGGAAGGCTCGTGGCTGGAAGCGATCATCGACCGCGCCGACGCGAGCGCACCGCGCCCGGACCTGCGGCGGATGCTGATCCCGCTCGGCCCGGTCGCGGTGTTCGGCGCGAGCAACTTCCCGTTCGCCTTCGGGCTCGCCGGGGGCGACACCGCGTCGGCGCTGGCCGCGGGCTGCCCGGTGGTCGCGAAGGCACATCCCGCACAGCCCCGGCTGTCGGGTGCCTACGCACGGGTGGTCATCGACGCCTTGCGTGCCGCCGGTGCGCCCGAGGGCACGTTCGCCGTGGTCCACGGGATGGAAAACGGACGCAAGCTGGTGACCGACGCCCGGATCGCCGCCGTCGCCTTCACCGGCTCCACGGCGGGCGGGCGGGCACTGGCCGACCTGGCCGCGGCGCGGCCCTCCCCCATTCCGTTCTACGGGGAGCTGGGCAGCCTCAATCCGGTGTTCGTCACCCGCGAAGCGGCCCGGGTCCGCGGCAAGGAGATCGTCGGCGGCTTCCTGGCGTCGATGTCACTGGGCGGCGGTCAGTTCTGCACCAAGCCGGGTGTGTTGTTCGTGCCGGCGGGGTACGGGCTGGAAGACCTGATCGCCGCCGAGGCGGCCACGGCTCCGATGCGGTTGCTGCACAAGGGCATCGGCACCGCGTTCCGGGCCGAGGCCGCGCGACTCGCCGCCCACCCGGCGGTCCAGCCGCTGAGCGTGCCCGAGCAGGACGCCGCGGACGAGGCGGTCGTGCGACCCGTCCTGGTCAGCACCACCGCCACGGAGCTCGCCCGGCATCCCGGGCAGTTGCTCGTCGAGTGTTTCGGGCCGTTCGCGCTGGTCGTCGCCTACACCGACGACGCGGAGCCGGCTGCCGCGGCGGACCTGATGGACGGCAATCTCACCGCGACGGTGCACGGCGAACCGAGCGGCGACGCCGCCGCGCCGGCCCTGCTGCGCACCTTGACCGGCACCGCGGGGCGGGTCATCTGGAACGGCTGGCCGACCGGCGTGACGGTCGGCTGGGCGCAGCACCACGGCGGCCCGTATCCGGCGACGACTTCGGTGCACACCTCAGTAGGGGTCACCGCGATGCGCCGGTTCCTGCGCCCGGTCGCCTACCAGTCGGTGCCCGACGCGTTCCTGCCGCCCGCGTTGCGCGACGCGAACGACCTCCGCATCCCGCGGCGGGTGGACGGTGCGCTCACAGCCGCACCGGTGACCGCGCCGGGGTAG
- a CDS encoding CaiB/BaiF CoA transferase family protein yields MTGRAAGPLAGIRVLDMTRLAPGPYGSMLLADLGAEVIAIGGGRSGLPVPALSRGKEFVTLDLKTAEGRTALHRLVAESDVLMEGFRPGVADRLGAGYAELSALNPRLVYCSVTGYGQTGPLSQRAGHDINYLAIGGALGTFGPPGGPPVPPLNLVADFAGGGLLAAFGIVGALYERERSGRGQYLDAAMVDGVLSMMGMNFTDWGGGALPRRGDGVLTGSMPAYRCYECADGRYVAVGALENAFFANLWQALDLGAVPDHFDPANFAGIEARLSNAFRQRPMAEWTKFFAEIDACVTPVLEPHELGGFDQIAERYQGFRPESVPAVPVYSRTAAAPGPTDTADATERVLARFGLSAEEAGRAAGPRDGSAVTGLRWPPM; encoded by the coding sequence ATGACCGGCCGGGCGGCAGGACCGCTCGCCGGAATCCGGGTGCTCGACATGACCAGGCTCGCTCCGGGCCCGTACGGCAGCATGCTGCTGGCCGATCTCGGCGCCGAGGTGATCGCGATCGGCGGCGGCCGCTCCGGCCTGCCGGTGCCGGCGCTGTCCCGGGGCAAGGAATTCGTCACGCTCGACCTGAAGACCGCCGAGGGCCGCACCGCCCTGCACCGGCTGGTCGCCGAGTCCGATGTGCTCATGGAGGGCTTCCGGCCCGGGGTGGCTGATCGCCTCGGCGCGGGGTACGCGGAGCTCAGCGCGCTCAATCCACGCCTGGTCTACTGCAGTGTCACCGGTTACGGCCAGACCGGACCGCTCTCCCAGCGCGCCGGTCACGACATCAACTATCTCGCGATCGGCGGCGCGCTGGGCACCTTCGGGCCGCCCGGCGGCCCGCCGGTGCCCCCGCTGAACCTGGTCGCCGACTTCGCCGGTGGCGGCCTGCTCGCGGCGTTCGGCATCGTCGGCGCGCTCTACGAACGGGAGCGCTCCGGCCGCGGGCAGTATCTGGACGCGGCCATGGTCGACGGGGTGCTGTCCATGATGGGCATGAACTTCACCGACTGGGGCGGGGGTGCGCTGCCGCGGCGCGGCGATGGTGTGCTCACCGGGTCGATGCCGGCCTACCGCTGCTACGAGTGTGCCGATGGCCGGTACGTGGCGGTCGGCGCGCTGGAAAACGCTTTCTTCGCGAACCTCTGGCAGGCACTCGACCTGGGTGCGGTGCCCGACCACTTCGACCCGGCCAACTTCGCCGGGATCGAGGCGCGGCTGAGCAACGCCTTCCGGCAGCGCCCGATGGCGGAGTGGACGAAGTTCTTCGCCGAGATCGACGCGTGTGTCACGCCGGTCCTCGAACCGCACGAGCTGGGCGGGTTCGACCAGATCGCCGAGCGCTACCAGGGATTTCGCCCGGAGTCCGTGCCGGCGGTGCCGGTGTACTCCCGGACCGCCGCGGCGCCCGGGCCGACCGACACCGCCGACGCGACCGAGCGGGTGCTCGCCCGGTTCGGCCTGTCCGCCGAGGAAGCGGGCAGGGCGGCGGGACCCCGCGACGGCAGTGCAGTCACGGGCCTGCGCTGGCCGCCGATGTGA
- a CDS encoding acyl-CoA dehydrogenase family protein, which translates to MDTEYEDFRSSVRRLAADKIAPHAADVDDKERFPEEAWAALRAADLPGLPYDEKLGGSGADLLSQVIAVEEVAAACASSALVLLVNWAGTSTVVSHGSDELRAEVVPRVAGGEAGAAWCMTEPTVGSDLSGIRTTATRDGGDWVLNGQKRFISNAPWAEWYAVLARTGEKDFGVFMVRNDDAGMSFGPHEKKMGMRGSPTTDVILEDCRIPGSRVVADPTQGYRYINGELNVSRALIAAQALGIAQGAFDAAVAYTCDRQQFGQSLSRFQLLRGMVADMAVKIESARALLYDAVALITAGDPRARSRVSMAKLLCSDNAMSVTTDALQLHGGYGFTRDYPVERMMRDVKITQIYEGTNQIQRLVIAKDVYAGQARS; encoded by the coding sequence ATGGACACCGAGTACGAGGACTTCCGGTCCAGCGTGCGCCGGCTGGCGGCGGACAAGATCGCGCCTCACGCCGCGGACGTGGACGACAAGGAGCGTTTCCCCGAGGAGGCCTGGGCAGCACTGCGCGCGGCGGACCTGCCGGGCCTGCCCTACGACGAGAAGCTGGGCGGTTCCGGCGCCGATCTGCTCTCCCAGGTGATCGCCGTCGAGGAGGTGGCTGCGGCCTGTGCCAGCTCCGCGCTGGTGCTGCTGGTCAACTGGGCGGGAACGTCCACAGTGGTCAGTCATGGCTCGGACGAGCTGCGTGCCGAGGTCGTGCCGCGGGTCGCCGGGGGCGAGGCGGGCGCCGCCTGGTGCATGACCGAGCCGACGGTGGGCTCCGACCTGTCCGGCATCAGGACCACCGCGACCCGGGACGGTGGCGACTGGGTCCTCAACGGACAGAAGCGGTTCATCAGCAACGCCCCGTGGGCCGAGTGGTACGCCGTGCTCGCCCGGACCGGCGAGAAGGACTTCGGCGTCTTCATGGTCCGCAACGACGATGCCGGGATGTCCTTCGGCCCGCACGAGAAGAAGATGGGCATGCGGGGAAGCCCGACGACCGACGTCATCCTGGAGGACTGCCGGATCCCCGGCAGCCGTGTCGTCGCCGACCCGACGCAGGGCTACCGCTACATCAACGGCGAGCTCAATGTCAGCCGTGCGCTGATCGCCGCACAGGCGCTCGGGATCGCTCAGGGTGCCTTCGACGCCGCCGTCGCCTACACCTGCGATCGCCAGCAGTTCGGGCAGTCGCTGTCCCGATTCCAGCTGCTGCGGGGCATGGTCGCCGACATGGCGGTGAAGATCGAGTCCGCCCGTGCGCTGCTCTACGACGCGGTCGCGCTGATCACCGCGGGCGACCCACGGGCGCGGTCCCGGGTCTCCATGGCGAAGCTGCTCTGCAGCGACAACGCGATGTCGGTGACCACGGACGCCCTGCAACTGCACGGCGGCTACGGATTCACCCGCGACTACCCGGTGGAACGCATGATGCGCGACGTGAAGATCACCCAGATCTACGAGGGTACCAACCAGATCCAGCGGCTGGTCATCGCGAAGGACGTCTACGCCGGGCAGGCGCGGTCATGA